The sequence below is a genomic window from bacterium.
TGCGCGAGATCGTCACGCCGTCGCTCACCGTCACCGTCGAGAAGCGGGTCGTCCGCTCGGTGCCGGTGCGGGTGCGGCTCGGCGATCCGCCGCCGACCGGCTTCCGCGTCGTCAAGAGCTGGGCCGAGCCGGACGTCGTCGAGATCTCGGGGCCGGAAGAGTCGATGCGCAGCGTGACCGAGATCCAGACGGAGCCGGTGGACGCGCGCAACCATCGCCGGCCGTTCACGGCGCTGCAGAGCCTGACCAAGCCGGACGCGCTCGTCTCGCTCCGGCCGGAGGCGGTGCGGGTCAACATCCTCGTCGAGGAGGTGCCGGGGCCGGTCGAGATGACGCTGCCGGTGCGTCCGAACCTCGACGGCTTCGACGTCGATCCCGCCACCGTGAAGGCGGTGATCGAGGCGCCCCCCTCGCTGCTGCAGCGGATCTCCGGACGCGTCGCCGCGGTGGCCGACGTGGACGGGCGCAGCAGCACCGCCGGCGTGCGTCTCGACTTCGGCGCGCTGGCGCTCGACGAGACGGCGAAGATCCGCGTCCTGGCGCTCGACCCCGCGCGCGTCCGCGTGCGGCGCAGCGCCCCTTGAACGAAGACCGACCGAAGAGAGACCTTTGATGCGCCAACTGTTCGGCACGGACGGCATGCGCGGCGTCGCCGGCGAGCCGCCCCTCGTTCCCCTCACGCTGCACAAGCTCGGCGGCGCGCTCGTCGAGGCGATCCGCCACGACCGCCCGGACCTCCCCGCGCCGCGGATCGCCGTCGGCATGGACACGCGCGAGTCGTGCGGGTGGATCGCCGCCGCGCTCGCCCGCGGCGTCGCGGACGCCGGCGGGACCGCCGTCGGCGCGGGCGTGCTGCCGACCCCGGCCCTCGCGCTGATCGTGCGCGACGCCGGCTTCGCCGCGGGGCTGATGATCTCCGCCTCGCACAACCCGTATCACGACAACGGCGTGAAGGTCTTCGACTGCCGCGGCGCGAAGCTCCCCGACGAGATCGAGGCGGAGCTCGAGCGGCGGATGGGCGCGGCGCCCGACGCGCCGCTCTCCGCCGAGGAGCTGACGGCGAATCCGCCGCCCGTGGACGAGACGCTGCGCGAGCGGTACCTCGCCTTCCTCGAACGCTGCCTCGCCGGCGCGCGGCTCGAAGGGCTGTCGGTCGTGCTCGACGCGGCGAACGGCGCGGCGTCGGTCGTCGCCCCCGAGGCGTTCCGGCGCGCCGGGGCGCGGGTGACGACGCTCGCCGACGCCCCCGACGGGCGGAACATCAACGACGGCTGCGGCTCGCTCCATCCGGAGCGGATGGCGCGGGAGGTCGTCGCGCGCGGCGCCGACGTCGGCTTCGCCTTCGACGGCGACGCCGACCGCTGCATCGGCGCCACGCGGAGCGGCCGCCTGCTCGACGGCGACTTCTCGCTCTACTACGCCGGCCGCGCGCTGCGCCGCGCGGGGCGTCTCGCCTCGGGCGCCGTCGTCGCCACGGTGATGAGCAACCTCGGGTTGGAGAAGGCGCTGGCGCGGGAAGGGATCGCGATGCTCCGCGCGCCGGTCGGCGACCGCTACGTGCTCGAGGCGATGCGCGCCGGCGGCCACGCGCTCGGCGGCGAGCAGTCGGGACACATCATCTTCGGCGACCTCGCGCCGACCGGCGACGGCACGCTCACCGCGCTGCTGCTCGCCTCGTTCCAGCGCGCCGGCGCGGGCGACGTCGAGGCCGCGCTCGACGAGCTGCCGCGCTTCCCGCAGCGGCTCAGGAACACGCGCGTTTCGGCCAAGCCGCGCATCGAGGACAACCCCGTCCTCGCCGCCGCGGTGCGGC
It includes:
- the glmM gene encoding phosphoglucosamine mutase codes for the protein MRQLFGTDGMRGVAGEPPLVPLTLHKLGGALVEAIRHDRPDLPAPRIAVGMDTRESCGWIAAALARGVADAGGTAVGAGVLPTPALALIVRDAGFAAGLMISASHNPYHDNGVKVFDCRGAKLPDEIEAELERRMGAAPDAPLSAEELTANPPPVDETLRERYLAFLERCLAGARLEGLSVVLDAANGAASVVAPEAFRRAGARVTTLADAPDGRNINDGCGSLHPERMAREVVARGADVGFAFDGDADRCIGATRSGRLLDGDFSLYYAGRALRRAGRLASGAVVATVMSNLGLEKALAREGIAMLRAPVGDRYVLEAMRAGGHALGGEQSGHIIFGDLAPTGDGTLTALLLASFQRAGAGDVEAALDELPRFPQRLRNTRVSAKPRIEDNPVLAAAVRRAETELGADGRVVVRYSGTEPLARVMIEGPEQAQVDRLVDEIIDVFRREVGA